Proteins encoded by one window of Anopheles maculipalpis chromosome 2RL, idAnoMacuDA_375_x, whole genome shotgun sequence:
- the LOC126556915 gene encoding integrator complex subunit 5, whose product MIKQPVLAELQYFVKSVSLLYKGVPLKDTGALVKSALHLLEDLPSTRDAVFDYFTLVFNNAVKVYMLSAEKNLPDPSVDDEAVQEIHEALERLVTAGPAAWCPLISSWCLKLLGEVCKKHHRRRPPSDIRGACNLWLGCSAIRYLLSLSALCFEKLNEKEMDDCINELLVIYGTHSPFFDWVVARLGGCFPLKVIKSMLAMGISRFTGDFDQPSESEVEVLSYLGLAHENDLRSALKSTLEKESTSKQAIPYLLLLAKASDTVSQALVTVFLELNDEKRLQTLKMQPKNWPSNISLPYVLHTVAGLLLKIKKHAIRVTLILAKLSTQHNWCQELLEIMFVELETLVLEKHSVPLLEDIIRDSSREMLWDSCASDVSYEQQVGVRLILLASFKSNSVFHQSIVYLLSMGVKTPVGGSTKPHLNALVRVLAGPHGTSDVPKVRPAFETAFEKILIAPHKRVDCWNILHNLVELLKLERTAIVGSTLRKVNCVSIVHELLDRVLKIWENFLNHERHDEPTSVESRSEVDTSNGSQPKEHCKRIKNELSSPESMEIEEETSSGQATVDECKAVTYKDLIHETVRLIECLDLGKNVTIGTGQTLKFSQLLVKYFFYCLKLLSGNRNATATMKIPESLDESLNRVYILLSKHCGHRKAARTAALRELLEGALFMHGNLFGSQSESQAYSFDKPDDLLIKLNHKQGIALNASRATVLHAGIIGQGPKIPTKKAVGPASEMQNHLLNAIVACCQDVNDHQATIDGFSYVSLLLVEMISPDVMYNGLPWPEEDFIKVTMERDLQIQRTFRQSPILWSILGLVACYRPSLCYCSVLLRALCASALHQWRSKTAETLNGVKTDLMYMTTKLLELMALAQLLPPPLSYLHIVLEYFDGPEIAYVLKECVWNYMKDHVPSPVLFVCDPTGFHWRDPLTSRPPVQYTNPLRNTMQKKLTRVGHLYHQMFVGPELRNPTGSGSNQQHQQPQLQLPIPQGIVASIGGDQGLKAGPSVSYGALPLGPGQDIL is encoded by the exons ATGATAAAGCAACCAGTTCTAGCTGAACTGCAATACTTCGTCAAAAGTGTGTCCCTCCTGTACAAGGGTGTGCCGCTAAAAGATACCGGTGCACTGGTAAAAAGTGCCCTTCATCTGCTGGAGGATCTTCCCTCAACTAGAGATGCggtgtttgattattttacgCTCGTTTTTAACAATGCTGTAAAAGTGTACATGCTCAGTGCTGAG AAAAATTTGCCAGATCCTTCGGTAGACGATGAAGCCGTACAGGAGATTCACGAAGCGCTGGAGCGTTTGGTAACTGCCGGTCCAGCCGCCTGGTGTCCGCTGATATCGTCCTGGTGTTTGAAGCTTCTCGGAGAAGTATGCAAAAAGCACCATCGACGTCGCCCACCATCAGATATCCGCGGTGCATGCAATCTGTGGCTTGGATGCAGTGCCATTCGCTACCTGCTGAGCCTTAGTGCACTGTGCTTCGAAAAGTTgaacgaaaaggaaatggaCGATTGCATTAATGAGCTGCTCGTCATCTACGGTACGCACAGTCCGTTCTTTGACTGGGTCGTAGCCCGACTGGGTGGTTGTTTTCCGCTGAAGGTGATTAAGAGCATGCTTGCAATGGGAATAAGCCGTTTTACTGGTGATTTCGATCAACCGTCCGAATCAGAGGTGGAAGTGTTAAGCTATCTCGGATTAGCACACGAGAACGATTTACGTAGCGCGCTTAAATCAACgttggaaaaagaaagcacTTCCAAACAAGCGATTCCGTacttgttgctgctggcgaAAGCTTCCGATACGGTGTCCCAGGCGCTGGTGACTGTTTTTTTGGAACTTA ATGACGAAAAAAGGTTACAAACACTGAAAATGCAACCGAAAAATTGGCCCTCGAATATCAGCCTTCCGTACGTGCTGCATACGGTCGCTGGTCTTTTgctaaagataaaaaaacatgCCATCCGTGTGACGCTTATACTTGCGAAATTGTCCACCCAGCACAACTGGTGCCAGGAGCTGCTAGAAATTATGTTTGTCGAGCTGGAAACTCTCGTACTCGAAAAGCATTCCGTGCCGCTGCTTGAAGACATCATACGCGACAGTTCGCGGGAAATGCTGTGGGATagttgcgcatcggacgtttccTACGAGCAACAAGTTGGCGTTCGATTGATCCTGTTAGCTAGCTTTAAATCAAACTCCGTATTTCATCAATCAATCGTGTACCTTCTTTCGATGGGGGTCAAAACGCCTGTTGGGGGCAGTACAAAACCTCACCTTAATGCACTCGTCCGTGTGCTGGCTGGACCACACGGAACGTCGGATGTGCCTAAGGTGCGACCAGCGTTTGAAACTGCCTTCGAAAAAATACTTATCGCTCCTCACAAGCGTGTTGATTGTTGGAATATTCTGCACAATTTGGTGGAACTGTTGAAGCTGGAACGTACCGCGATTGTTGGGAGCACATTGCGCAAAGTTAACTGTGTCAGTATTGTGCATGAGCTGTTGGATCGTGTATTGAAGATTTGGGAAAATTTTCTAAACCATGAAAGGCATGATGAACCAACATCAGTAGAGTCTAGATCGGAGGTTGATACTAGTAACGGATCACAACCGAAGGAACATTGCAAGCGAATTAAAAATGAACTCTCCTCACCGGAATCAATGGAAATAGAGGAAGAAACTTCGAGCGGACAGGCAACTGTCGACGAGTGCAAGGCAGTAACGTACAAAGATCTTATCCACGAAACTGTGCGACTGATCGAATGTTTAGATCTTGGCAAAAATGTTACCATTGGAACTGGACAAACGTTGAAATTTTCCCAGCTGTTGGTAAAATACTTTTTCTACTGTCTTAAGCTGTTGTCTGGCAATCGAAATGCTACTGCGACCATGAAGATACCGGAATCGCTCGACGAGTCTCTCAATAGAGTATACATCCTGCTTTCAAAACACTGTGGCCACCGGAAAGCGGCTCGTACTGCAGCGCTTCGTGAGCTGCTGGAAGGTGCATTGTTCATGCATGGCAATCTGTTCGGCTCACAGTCCGAATCGCAAGCGTACAGCTTCGACAAGCCGGACGATTTGTTGATCAAGCTGAACCATAAGCAAGGCATCGCACTGAACGCATCCCGGGCAACCGTCCTGCATGCAGGCATCATCGGTCAGGGACCAAAAATTCCGACCAAAAAAGCCGTTGGACCGGCTTCCGAAATGCAAAACCACCTGCTGAATGCAATCGTAGCATGCTGTCAGGATGTGAACGATCACCAGGCAACGATCGATGGATTTAGCTACGTGTCACTGTTGCTGGTGGAAATGATTTCACCGGACGTGATGTACAATGGACTACCGTGGCCGGAGGAGGATTTTATAAAGGTGACGATGGAGCGAGATCTGCAGATACAGCGTACCTTCCGCCAGTCGCCGATTCTTTGGTCAATTCTTGGGTTGGTCGCGTGCTATCGACCATCGCTGTGCTACTGTTCGGTGCTGTTGCGTGCCCTTTGTGCATCCGCTTTGCATCAATGGCGTTCCAAGACGGCAGAAACGCTGAACGGTGTAAAAACGGATCTGATGTACATGACGACAAAGTTGCTTGAGCTGATGGCGTTGGCGCAACTCTTACCACCGCCCCTAAGCTACCTTCACATCGTGTTGGAATATTTCGATGGGCCTGag ATTGCTTACGTGCTAAAGGAATGTGTGTGGAACTACATGAAGGATCACGTCCCATCGCCTGTACTGTTTGTGTGCGATCCAACCGGTTTTCATTGGCGTGATCCACTAACATCCCGACCACCGGTACAGTATACGAATCCATTGCGCAACACCATGCAGAAGAAGCTTACCCGCGTGGGCCACCTGTACCATCAGATGTTCGTTGGGCCCGAACTTCGAAATCCTACCGGCAGTGGCAGTaaccagcagcatcagcaaccaCAATTGCAACTGCCGATACCCCAAGGAATCGTCGCTAGTATCGGTGGGGATCAGGGACTAAAGGCTGGACCGAGCGTAAGTTATGGCGCTCTTCCATTAGGACCGGGACAAGATATTTTGTAA
- the LOC126559115 gene encoding uncharacterized protein LOC126559115, whose product MDLRNINQPSAEGKQKTVVKKSSANRPNTATVVAQRYKKGSTGGLPDGSKSLPKIHPLGTIPKYLRKQKQTSSSTSHPSLLETIVTRSDRQADPTEPFKAASDEQLIIEYKQQTIDRLERHVQELLSEIGYRERRIKELEISLSGTRNTLAQMQSMMQSHLNAQQRIIKRIPEENKTQLLLQMILDSQTSSRQVQAREQDHEDRFS is encoded by the exons ATGGATCTCCGGAACATAAATCAACCCTCTGCA gaaggaaaacaaaaaacggtaGTAAAAAAATCCTCTGCAAACCGTCCGAACACGGCAACCGTCGTTGCACAGCGTTACAAAAAGGGTTCGACCGGTGGCCTACCGGATGGTAGTAAAAGTCTGCCCAAAATTCATCCCCTCGGTACCATTCCAAAGTATCTTCGCAAGCAGAAACAAACGAGCTCTTCCACATCGCACCCGTCGCTGCTAGAAACAATCGTCACACGTTCAGACAGGCAAGCAGATCCAACGGAACCGTTCAAAGCCGCCAGTGATGAGCAGCTGATTATAGAATATAAGCAGCAAACGATCGATAGACTAGAACGTCATGTTCAGGAGCTGCTTTCCGAGATCGGATATCGTGAGCGTCGTATCAAAGAGCTAGAGATAAGCTTGTCCGGTACGCGCAACACGCTCGCACAGATGCAATCCATGATGCAATCGCACCTGAATGCGCAACAACGTATTATAAAGCGAATTCccgaggaaaacaaaacacagctaCTATTGCAGATGATACTGGACAGCCAGACAAGCAGTAGACAAGTGCAAGCTAGGGAACAAGATCACGAAGATAGGTTTTCATGA
- the LOC126557613 gene encoding serine/threonine-protein kinase stk11, with the protein MNTSLSSEIPYSNDGDHRAKATNASHNNNGSCVSAHDTDHQDSHGPDRFAFACDDPPSDARLQPSDSLDDDLEDVYKTCNSQSVVEWINDDDELERLDLPIEPIDPTGTVFNRVDSSEIIYQEKKKKCKLVGKYVMGDVLGEGSYGKVKEVLDSETLNRRAVKILTKRKLRRIPNGEQNVRSEIKLLRKLQHRNVIELLDVLYNEQKQKMYLIMEYCVGGLQEMLDSVPEKRLPIHQAHDYFVQLLDGLEYLHGRGIIHKDIKPGNLLLTLDQTLKISDFGVAEALDTFAPTDECTTGQGSPAFQPPEIANGHEVFSGFKVDIWSTGVTLYNITTGLYPFEGDNIYKLLENIGKCEWNPPAWLEPRLADLLVNILQADPRKRFTLQQIRHHEWFLCAPVATSPPVPIPPLKGDWNRCSTVLPYLLAHHYEKDRDMPYYTEHDVNEMARQQYDQYTEDGLYDRSYLAPPMMESLSFHSDDPGSETEMRRAYYPQQTSGSGRSTVEKRPSRSFSLSPKPSIKHMIGSSCPATTGNSSKRRSRKTVSCISWRKWPHCRQS; encoded by the exons ATGAACACCAGCCTTTCGTCGGAAATACCGTACTCAAACGATGGTGACCACCGTGCCAAAGCGACGAACGCATctcacaacaacaacggttCTTGCGTAAGTGCGCACGACACCGACCATCAGGACTCACACGGTCCGGACCGGTTTGCCTTTGCCTGTGACGATCCACCATCGGATGCACGGTTGCAACCTTCGGACAGTCTGGATGACGATCTAGAGGATGTGTACAAAACGTGCAACAGCCAGTCGGTGGTCGAATGGATTAACGACGATGACGAGCTGGAACGGTTGGATCTTCCGATCGAACCGATCGACCCAACCGGTACCGTGTTCAATCGAGTCGACAGCTCGGAAATCATCTAccaggagaagaagaaaaagtgcaaACTCGTCGGCAAGTACGTAATGGGTGACGTGCTCGGCGAGGGCAGTTACGGCAAGGTGAAGGAGGTGCTCGATTCAGAAACGCTTAATCGACGAGCGGTAAAG ATTCTAACCAAACGAAAACTACGACGCATTCCAAATGGCGAGCAGAATGTGCGGAGCGAAATAAAGCTGCTCCGCAAGTTGCAGCACCGCAACGTGATCGAGCTGCTGGATGTGCTGTACAATgagcagaagcagaagatgTATCTGATCATGGAGTACTGCGTCGGTGGACTGCAGGAAATGCTGGACTCGGTGCCGGAAAAGCGGCTACCGATACACCAGGCGCACGATTACTTCGTGCAGCTGCTGGACGGGCTGGAGTATCTGCACGGTCGGGGCATCATACACAAGGACATCAAGCCGGGCAATCTGCTGCTAACGCTAGATCAAACACTGAAAATATCGGACTTTGGCGTAGCGGAA GCACTGGATACGTTTGCACCGACGGATGAATGTACGACCGGGCAGGGCTCGCCAGCCTTTCAGCCACCGGAAATTGCTAACGGGCATGAGGTATTCTCAGGGTTTAAAGTTGATATCTGGAGCACGGGCGTTACACT gTACAATATAACTACCGGATTGTATCCGTTCGAAGGTGATAATATTTATAAACTGTTAGAAAACATAGGAAAATGTGAATGGAATCCGCCGGCATGGTTAGAGCCGCGGCTGGCCGATTTGCTCGTTAATATCCTGCAGGCGGATCCACGGAAACGGTTCACACTGCAGCAGATCCGGCACCATGA ATGGTTCCTGTGTGCACCGGTTGCAACGAGCCCGCCCGTACCGATACCACCGTTAAAAGGCGATTGGAATAGATGTTCAACCGTGCTGCCTTACCTGTTAGCTCACCACTACGAAAAAGATCGTGACATGCCGTACTACACGGAGCACGATGTCAATG AAATGGCACGACAACAGTACGATCAGTACACGGAAGATGGGCTGTATGATCGTTCCTACCTTGCACCACCGATGATGGAATCGCTTTCGTTTCACTCGGACGATCCGGGCAGTGAAACGGAGATGAGACGTGCCTACTATCCACAGCAAACCAGTGGCAGTGGTCGCTCCACGGTAGAGAAACGACCATCGCGAAGCTTCTCGCTATCACCGAAACCAAGCATAAAACACATGATCGGTAGCAGCTGTCCGGCAACGACCGGTAACAGTAGCAAACGACGATCGCGAAAAACCGTTTCCTGTATATCGTGGCGCAAGTGGCCCCACTGCCGCCAGTCTTGA